A single genomic interval of Streptomyces graminofaciens harbors:
- a CDS encoding ATP-binding protein, whose translation MGGSAPRRDPHTLRAPHTTQESHALPAPDTLRAPGTSHASGTLHVSATPHVPHPPTSPQLPVETTTFVDRAHELAEARLLLTRTRLVTLTGPGGVGKTRLACRLAGRTERAFPDGIRLVHLSALQDPALVPLVTAHALGLLDSPADAPDALDASAVLDALLDHLRDRRLLLVLDNCEHLLSACADLTAALLRGTTGVRVLATSRHRLGLTEEHLLEVRPLQVPDPDDDLSDIRLHPALALFADRAAAVVPGFALTPANRASVARLCRRLDGLPLAIELAAVRMRVLGVDQLLDRLDDRYRLLAAGSPAVPPRHRTLRAAVDWSHELCTPQERAVWARASVLAGTFDLATAEAVCADPPGAAVRADTGRTDPQATVPITPYDVLEALAGLVDKSVLIREEQPQGTVRYRLLDTLRHYGLDLLRRTPGAEAAARRRQRDWTQTRVAAYERAWFGPRQRDIVARLRADRDSLRTALEFSLATPGEALAGLRLAGTLWFFWHACGERREGRYWLDRALEANPEPTPERARALWTSALLTDGHGPESHGPESHGPESHGPENLAVRARELARTLGEPVEAAHAEHVLDVLHLLDGDLPAALAHCSATAARVPVPGTHPAVVALGHVQLAHALALLGHAERAQAVCERVLRRCERRGEDWVRSYALRAMAVAHTAREEWHRAESYAREALRRASAVHDLLGVGLTLDLLISITTALGAHGRAAALLGGADRVWSGISTDRLGSPAHTCARHQGEARAREALGRRSYERSYRRGAAMDLDETVAYALQEGLREGLRGGLQRGLQESVREIAERSEPSSDEGSVTEQQAPSASTPPAPLTARETEVARLVAEGLANQQIADRLVIARRTAEGHVERILGKLGFHNRSQIAAWATAQSLTAQR comes from the coding sequence ATGGGCGGATCAGCGCCACGACGGGACCCCCACACCCTCCGGGCACCCCACACAACCCAAGAGTCACACGCACTCCCGGCACCGGACACCCTCCGAGCGCCGGGCACCTCCCATGCCTCGGGCACCCTTCACGTATCGGCCACTCCCCACGTACCCCACCCCCCGACCTCCCCCCAACTCCCGGTCGAGACCACCACCTTCGTCGACCGTGCCCACGAACTCGCCGAAGCCCGCCTCCTCCTGACCAGGACCCGCCTGGTCACGCTCACCGGCCCCGGCGGCGTCGGCAAGACCCGGCTGGCCTGCCGCCTCGCCGGCCGTACCGAACGTGCCTTCCCGGACGGCATCAGGCTCGTCCACCTCTCCGCGCTCCAGGACCCCGCCCTCGTCCCCCTGGTCACCGCCCACGCCCTCGGCCTGCTCGACAGCCCGGCCGACGCGCCCGACGCGCTCGACGCCTCCGCCGTGCTCGACGCCCTCCTCGACCACCTGCGCGACCGCCGCCTCCTCCTCGTCCTCGACAACTGCGAACACCTCCTGTCCGCCTGCGCCGACCTCACCGCCGCCCTGCTGCGCGGCACGACCGGCGTGCGGGTCCTCGCCACCAGCCGGCACCGCCTCGGCCTCACGGAGGAACACCTCCTGGAGGTACGCCCGCTCCAGGTCCCCGACCCCGACGACGACCTCTCCGACATCCGGCTCCACCCGGCCCTCGCCCTCTTCGCCGACCGTGCCGCCGCCGTCGTTCCCGGCTTCGCCCTCACCCCGGCCAACCGCGCCTCCGTGGCCCGCCTCTGCCGACGCCTCGACGGCCTCCCCCTCGCCATCGAACTCGCCGCCGTCCGGATGCGCGTCCTCGGCGTCGACCAGCTCCTCGACCGCCTCGACGACCGCTACCGCCTCCTCGCCGCGGGCAGCCCGGCCGTCCCACCCCGCCATCGGACGCTCCGCGCGGCCGTCGACTGGAGCCATGAACTCTGCACCCCTCAGGAGCGAGCGGTCTGGGCCCGTGCCTCGGTCCTGGCCGGCACCTTCGACCTGGCGACGGCGGAGGCGGTCTGTGCGGACCCGCCCGGCGCGGCGGTCCGCGCGGACACCGGCCGCACGGACCCGCAGGCCACCGTCCCCATCACCCCGTACGACGTCCTCGAAGCCCTTGCCGGGCTGGTCGACAAGTCCGTCCTGATCCGCGAGGAACAGCCACAGGGCACCGTCCGCTACCGCCTCCTCGACACCCTCCGCCACTACGGCCTCGACCTGCTCCGCCGCACCCCCGGCGCCGAGGCCGCCGCCCGCCGCCGCCAGCGCGACTGGACGCAGACCCGGGTGGCGGCGTACGAGCGGGCCTGGTTCGGGCCCAGGCAGCGGGACATCGTCGCCCGGCTGCGCGCCGACAGGGACAGCCTGCGTACGGCACTGGAGTTCAGCCTCGCCACCCCCGGCGAGGCCCTGGCCGGGCTGCGGCTCGCGGGCACCCTCTGGTTCTTCTGGCATGCCTGCGGTGAGCGACGGGAGGGCCGCTACTGGCTGGACCGCGCCCTGGAGGCGAACCCGGAGCCCACCCCCGAGCGGGCCCGCGCCCTGTGGACCTCCGCCCTCCTCACCGACGGCCACGGCCCCGAGAGCCACGGCCCCGAGAGCCACGGTCCTGAGAGCCACGGCCCCGAGAATCTCGCCGTCCGGGCCCGCGAACTCGCCCGCACCCTCGGCGAGCCCGTCGAGGCCGCGCACGCCGAGCACGTTCTCGACGTGCTTCACCTCCTCGACGGCGACCTCCCCGCCGCCCTCGCGCACTGCTCGGCCACCGCCGCCCGGGTGCCCGTCCCCGGCACCCACCCCGCCGTCGTCGCCCTCGGCCACGTGCAACTCGCCCACGCCCTCGCCCTCCTGGGCCACGCCGAGCGGGCCCAGGCCGTCTGTGAGCGCGTCCTGCGCCGCTGCGAGCGACGTGGCGAGGACTGGGTGCGGTCGTACGCGCTGCGGGCCATGGCCGTCGCGCACACCGCGCGCGAGGAGTGGCACCGGGCGGAGTCGTACGCCCGGGAGGCGCTGCGCCGCGCGAGCGCCGTCCACGACCTACTCGGTGTCGGCCTCACCCTCGACCTGCTGATCTCGATCACCACGGCCCTCGGCGCCCACGGCCGCGCCGCCGCCCTCCTCGGCGGCGCCGACCGCGTCTGGTCCGGCATCTCCACCGACCGCCTCGGCTCCCCGGCCCACACCTGTGCCCGCCACCAGGGCGAGGCACGCGCCCGGGAGGCCCTGGGCCGCCGCTCCTACGAGCGGTCGTACCGTCGGGGCGCCGCGATGGACCTGGACGAGACGGTGGCGTACGCGCTCCAGGAGGGCCTCCGGGAGGGCCTCCGGGGGGGCCTTCAGCGGGGCCTTCAGGAGAGCGTCCGGGAGATCGCGGAGCGATCCGAACCCTCCTCCGACGAAGGGTCGGTGACCGAGCAACAGGCACCGTCGGCGTCGACGCCACCTGCCCCCCTCACCGCCCGCGAGACCGAGGTGGCCCGTCTCGTGGCCGAGGGGCTGGCCAACCAGCAGATCGCCGACCGCCTCGTCATCGCCCGCCGTACCGCCGAAGGCCATGTGGAACGCATCCTCGGCAAGCTCGGCTTCCACAACCGCAGCCAGATCGCGGCCTGGGCGACGGCCCAGTCGCTCACCGCGCAACGCTGA
- a CDS encoding Nramp family divalent metal transporter, giving the protein MADTTDNTATGATAESNPAPRKSSWKYIGPGIVVAATGVGAGDLVATLIAGSSFGYTLLWAAILGCLVKISLAEAAGRWHLSTGRTLFDGWASLGRWTTWFFVVYVVIWGFAYGAAAMSSSALPLQALFPDVMDLEWWAIACGLVGLVFVWFNKYEVFEKVMTVLVGVMFVVTVYLAIRVTPNIPDALAGLLPVLPDEKDSVLNTLGLIGGVGGTITLAAYGYWVNAKGWTNTGWMKVMRLDNRVAYVTTGIFVIAMLFVGAELLHSSKVALAGGDKGLIQLTDILEAEYGSATAKFFLIGFFATSFTSLIGVWHGVSLMFADFVARYRGQGAGKGEEVASGAREKSWPFRAYLLWLTFPPIVLVFQGQPFRLVILYGVLGAAFLPFLALTLIWLLNSSRTPREWRNGIISNAMLAIAGLLFLVLCVKQIWDQDWADFF; this is encoded by the coding sequence ATGGCGGACACCACGGACAACACAGCGACCGGGGCGACTGCGGAGTCGAACCCGGCCCCACGAAAGTCCAGTTGGAAATACATCGGCCCTGGCATCGTTGTCGCCGCGACCGGCGTCGGCGCCGGCGACCTGGTGGCGACCCTCATCGCGGGCAGCAGTTTCGGCTACACCCTGCTCTGGGCGGCGATCCTCGGCTGTCTCGTCAAGATCTCCCTCGCCGAGGCGGCCGGCCGCTGGCACCTGTCCACCGGCCGCACCCTCTTCGACGGCTGGGCGAGCCTCGGCCGCTGGACGACCTGGTTCTTCGTCGTCTACGTCGTGATCTGGGGCTTCGCGTACGGCGCGGCCGCGATGTCCTCCAGCGCCCTGCCCCTCCAGGCGCTGTTCCCCGATGTGATGGACCTCGAATGGTGGGCCATCGCCTGCGGTCTGGTCGGCCTCGTCTTCGTCTGGTTCAACAAGTACGAGGTCTTCGAGAAGGTCATGACGGTCCTGGTGGGCGTCATGTTCGTGGTGACGGTCTACCTCGCGATCCGCGTCACGCCCAACATCCCCGACGCGCTCGCGGGGCTGCTGCCCGTCCTCCCCGACGAGAAGGACTCCGTCCTCAACACCCTCGGCCTGATCGGCGGCGTCGGCGGCACGATCACGCTGGCCGCCTACGGCTACTGGGTCAACGCCAAGGGCTGGACGAACACCGGCTGGATGAAGGTGATGCGCCTCGACAACCGGGTCGCGTACGTGACCACCGGCATCTTCGTCATCGCGATGCTCTTCGTCGGCGCGGAACTCCTCCACTCCTCCAAGGTGGCTCTCGCCGGCGGCGACAAGGGCCTCATCCAGCTCACCGACATCCTGGAGGCCGAATACGGCTCGGCGACGGCGAAGTTCTTCCTCATCGGGTTCTTCGCCACCTCCTTCACCTCCCTCATCGGCGTCTGGCACGGCGTGAGCCTGATGTTCGCGGACTTCGTGGCGCGCTACCGGGGCCAGGGCGCGGGCAAGGGCGAGGAGGTCGCCTCCGGCGCCCGCGAGAAGTCCTGGCCCTTCCGCGCGTACCTGCTGTGGCTGACCTTCCCGCCGATCGTCCTCGTCTTCCAGGGCCAGCCCTTCCGCCTGGTCATCCTCTACGGCGTGCTGGGCGCGGCCTTCCTCCCCTTCCTCGCCCTCACCCTCATCTGGCTCCTCAACTCCTCCCGTACACCCAGGGAGTGGCGCAACGGGATCATCAGCAACGCGATGCTGGCGATCGCGGGCCTGCTGTTCCTGGTCCTGTGCGTGAAGCAGATCTGGGACCAGGACTGGGCGGACTTCTTCTGA
- a CDS encoding ATP-binding protein codes for MRAGNLSVEYDPRPTAAAQARAEVRRQLEGWGLLDQSETAELLVSELVTNALVHAESRLKLTLSASHGILRCEVSDADARPPSVRRTTEISDSGRGMFLVDALAGRWGCHQDGPGKTVWFELGTCGSDGCGRRQP; via the coding sequence ATGCGCGCGGGCAACCTGAGCGTCGAGTACGACCCCCGCCCGACCGCCGCCGCGCAGGCCCGCGCCGAGGTGCGCCGGCAGTTGGAGGGCTGGGGACTCCTCGATCAGAGCGAGACCGCGGAACTCCTCGTGAGCGAGCTCGTCACCAACGCGCTCGTACACGCGGAGAGCCGTCTCAAGCTCACCCTGTCGGCCTCACACGGCATCCTGCGCTGCGAGGTGTCGGACGCCGACGCCCGACCGCCCAGCGTGCGCCGCACGACGGAGATATCGGACAGCGGCCGAGGGATGTTCCTGGTGGACGCGCTCGCCGGGCGCTGGGGCTGCCACCAGGACGGGCCGGGCAAGACCGTGTGGTTCGAGCTCGGCACGTGCGGGTCCGACGGCTGTGGTCGGCGACAGCCGTGA